The Acidimicrobiia bacterium sequence GTCACCAGAGTGTCAGCAACCCTGTCAGAAACCCTCCAACGACCGTATCGGGACCGTCGTTTCGGCCGATCTTGCCTTTTGGGCCGGGATGGACACCTGGATGATCGTGGTCCTCCCCGCAACCGGTGAGCGGGCGCCACACCGACACCCGGGTGACACGCCCGCGATGGATCATCGCTGAGATGGCGGCTGTAATAAGAGCGGCGCCTCGTCGGCCTGTCGATCGCCACCAGGGAGATCCCGGACATGCGACGGTGTCGCCGTTTGATCGCGTGACTTCGTGATCGTGCGTTCGCTCCGACTGGTCGTCCCGCTCGCGCTGTTGGTTGACCAGGGAGACAGTGAACACCAGACCCACGTCGCAGATGTTCAAGACCGTGGTTGCACCGGCACGGCCGCTCCCTAGCTGGCCAGCAGCTGAACCTGAAACTGGCGGGGAAGGAGGTCGTGAAGCCCCAGCTCATCCACGAGCCGAGCTAGGTTCTGCCAGACCCGCCGTCGTATGGCTTCGGGACGGAATCCAAGTTCGTCGGCGAGCCGACGCTCGACGATGCTCACGTTGCCCGGCCGTCGGGGTGGCTCCTCCCCACGGTCGCCAAACGGATGATCCGTCTCAGTGAGAATCCTATCGAGTGGAACAAGGCGCAGAGCGGCCCATTTCCCCACCTGTGATGCGTTCACCGAGAAGTATGCACCAAGGTCGACCGCGCGCTCGGTTGCCGCGTCGTTGCCGAGCCACCAGTGCAGCACAACGCCCTCAGGCCGATGCCGCTCGAGGATGTCAAGCACTTCCTTCGTGGCGCGGTAACTATGTACCGAGACGATTCGAGGTGTTTCGGCAAGCACGCCGATCACCTGATCGAACACATCTTTCTGAGCGTCGAGCGGCACCCTCGCGCTGCCGTCGAGCCCGACCTCACCAACAACCGCGGTGGCGGCAAGCGCGGCTCTAAGGACATGAGGTGAGAAGGTCCGGACTGCTCTGGCTAGGCCCGGATGGCAGCCCACACCCCACGCGACGGCACGATCCGTACGCATTTCGACTTCCCGGAACTCCGCAAGGCTCCGAGTGACCGACACGATGCAAGCACGTAGATGGTCAAGTTCGGCCGGGGCTATGCCCGACTCGATGTGTGCGTGCATGTCGAGCGGCAGCAACACCTAGGTGACCCGTGCGAGGTCCGGCAGGATGTCCACAACCGCCGCAAGCTCTTTCAGTCCGCGATTGGCGACGTCGAGGGCATCACCAACCAACACGTGATCGGGCAATCCCGCTGACAGTAGATCGGCGGCGCTCACCCCTCGACCCCCTGCGTATCGGACCGTCAGGATCTCCCGGCGCGCGGCGCTCCGAAGCCGAGCAGGCTGACTCCCAGGATTGATCGCCGTGTGGAGATAGGTCGTCTGGTCCTCCAACCCGGCGGCAAGAAACGCCGACCGACGCACCAGACAGCCGAAGCAGACTCCACATTGAGTGTCCGGGCTAAGGCCCGTCCCGGTTGCCCAGCGAACGTGGGCGCATGAGTGCGACATAGAGAGCAGCTTCGAGGCCGGACCAGCCCCGAGTAGACCCGCAACCTCGGTGTACATCTGGCCCTTCGTCATCTTCTCGAACGGGTTGGCCAGCTCGCCGTATCCACCAAGGCTCGCAGTCACCCTCTGGATGTTGTTGAGCACGACAGGATGTGTTGTGCGGGTGGAGAGCGCGCCTCGACGCTCCCCGGCGAGCGGAGGATTCAGCGCGGCATAGCCGTTCTCGGCGACCCATAGGGGCACCCGCGGTTCGATGGATGCGTGGGCAAGACCCAACGAAATAAAGAGCAGGCTGCGGCTGCGGCGTGTGGGCTCGTCGCCGAAGGTTCCGCCCCCGAGCTGATTCGAACGACGCTGGAGCTGATGTTGGCGCAGGTGAACCTGATCCGGGAATCGTCGAGCAAGCCACCGGGCAAGCCGCGTCTGGTAGGCCGAATGGCCGGCCCAATCCCAATGCGAGATGAGTAGCAGACGCTCACCAGCCGCGAGTGATCGGACTGCACCGCAGAGTGAGTCGGCGCCACCGCTGAATAACAGCACTCGGTCGACCTCGGGCCGCTCTGACAGCCGCTGGGGCTTCCTCGCCGCTCGTCTGCGGAATGTGAGCATCCACCCGTCGGCCGACAGTATCTCCAGCGTCTTAGCGAGCTCCTCGCTTACGCGCTCCCAACGATCGACATCGAACACGGGCAAGTGGAGATCGATGTCCCGGGCCCAGCCCTTCGATGGTCGCCTCACGGTTCGATCGGCCAGGAACACCAACACCGCCAGCGCCACAAGATCGGTATTCGCATCACCAACGTCGCCGATGGCCGCCAGCTGCGGGTCAAGCGTGGTGCGGAACGAAGTCTCCCTGGATGCCGACCGCCATAGGAACTCCGTAGTCGTCAGGGGCCGCGCTCGCGGCCACTTGCCGTCGATGATAAGTCGACGAGCGGTCATGATGAAGGTCCTCCGACGCGTTCGAGACTTCCGAGCGCTGAAGCGATCGCGGTCTCGAAGTCACCAGCGGTAAGTGGTCTGTCATCCGGAAGGCCACCAGCTTCGACGGTCGCCTCCAGCGCGGCCCGCATCTCGGCCTCGACGCGCCTGCTGTCGTAGCCGTTGGCTGCATGGTTGCGAATGGTCGGACCGGCTTCAGTGATCCAAACCTGCCAGACATACTCGACGACCCAACGATTCGCCAGGTCGATAGGCAAGGGCTCGGACTCTTCATTCAGGGCCCACAGAATCAGCTCGGCGTTGGCCAGCCGCAACTCGCTTTCATTAACTCCACCGCTTGGCCCCATTGCGGCTTCAAGCAGGCGCTTGGCTTGCTCATGCCTCGGTAAGCCGGTCAGCTCGTCCAGCGACAGCCCGAGCTCTTGTAGCGCACCTGCGTGGCCGCCTCGCAGACCGTACACACCAACTGCTGCCCGACCGCCGACTGACGATGCGCGGGCGGTCGAACGTCCGCGTCCTCCACCTTGGGTACCGGAGCCGCGCCCGACGCCTCCTCCACCGCCGGTGCCTCCACCTCCACTTGACATGGCAAGGCGACGGCCGAGGCGACCGACCAGAGTCGCGAGCGCTGGGCTCATCGGTCGGCGATCCCCTGAGCCAGGCGGAGCAGTGTCAACCGGAGTAGGCGTGTCAGCTGGATCCCCGTCGCCAGATCCGCTTCCCGCTCCACCGCCACCGCTGTCAAGCCACTCCTGAGTCTGGCTGCCAATGCCTGACCAGCCAGCGGATCCGCCGTACGCACCGGACGTTCCCACCTGCTACGTCTCCCTCAGGGCTTCGCGGCCAGCGTTGCGAACCAGATCACTCACGTCGGGACTGTCGACCCACTCGCGTACTAGCGCCTGAAACTCGGCTGGCTGATTCTGCGCAAGGAGCGCTATCGGTACTCCAGCAGTGATCGCTCCGTGCGCCATCCGCCTCAGCTCATCGACCACGGTGCCCGCCACACCAGCTGTCACCGCCAACCCAGAGATCGATTCGGCAAGCGCCTTCTGGGCGTCGGGAGCCCGCTGCTGGCGAAGCGAGACCGCGAGGAAGCCAGCGATCGCCGCCTGTTTCGCGTCGTCAAGCTTGAGCGCCTCCTTCAAGCCCTGACGTCGCTTCACTGCCGATGCCTCGCCCAGGTCCGAGGCAATCGGACGCAGTTCCGCAGGAAGCGAGGCGGCCTCGATGGTCTCTCCGCGTAGAGATGCCGCGAGGAGGAGGTATTGGGACAGATCCTCGCCGGAGAGGTCAGGCGGAAGCTGGCCCCACTCGCGCACGCCCTGACTGTGGTCACCCCCGCCCTTCTCGAGTTCGGCGACCTTCTCGGCGACGGAGCCCGCTGCCAGCCAGCTCAGCATCTGGCCGAATAGCTCGGGGTAGTGCAGTTCGGCGAGCATCAGCTTGGCGAGGGCGTCGGGGTGCAACACGATGCCACGGGCCGATGCGAAGGACATCCGGAGCCAGTACGCATTCAGGAACCGTTTGAGACGACGGGGGTTGCCAGCGCTTTGGCGATGCAACAGAGGTGTCAACTGCTGCGCAAGCACAATGTCTGCGCGTCGATCGTCGGGCATCGTATCGCCGAGTCGCTCAGTGATCCGGCCGCAGGCGGACGGCCGCGTGGCCTTGATTCGGTCGACCGCGGCGTCAACCTGATCGACGTCCGCCAGCATTAGGAGCGCCAAGTACTCCTCTGTATGTTCCCTGCTGAGAGCGGGGACGCGCACGGGAACCTGGACGATCTTCTCCATGTACTGCCGAGCGGTGATCGGCTGCCCGGTGGTGGCGAGGCGGCGCCCGATCGCATTGGCTACGTTGTCCTCGTCGGCTGCGATCACGAAGGCCATCCGCTTGACGGATAGGAAGAGCTTGATGGCCTCCAGGGTCTCGACGACGGTATCTGGCAACGACCGGTCGAGGTCGTCCACGAGCACGACTACCCGTTCGAGTGGGGCGAGCTTCGGATCCTGCATTAGTGCTTCGAACTGCGAGCGGAACCCCTGCAACGTTGGGTCCGAGGGTTCCGCCTTGTCCTCGGCGTTTTCGTCGAACAGATCGATCAGGCTGCCGACGCCAGGAAGCGTGGCCGTCAATGCAGACGAGGCAGCCAGCTTCATGGCCTTCGCAAACTTCACTCGACGGCGCAGCTTGTGGAGCGCGTCCTTGACGGCATCAAACCGTGACTGGTTCTTCTTGAGCGCAGCCTCGAGCCCACCGAGGACCTCGTCGATTAGTCCCGTAGTGGGGTCGGTCTTGTTGTCGTACTCCCAGGGACTGACGAAGAGACAGAGCACGTCCTCGCGATCGGCGAGCCGCTTCTTGAGTAGGTGGAGAACGGTGGTCTTGCCGCCGCCCCACGGTGCGTTCACCCCGACTGTAACCGGATCGAGATCGCGGCGGCGGACGATTTCATCGACGACGTCGACGACGTCCTCGAAGCCCAGCAAGTCGACTGTGCTCGGGTTGTCGTCCCGAAGTGGCATCGCCTGATGGGAGGTAGTCCGCGCTCCGCTCATCGGCCGGCAACACTCCCTCGAGTCGGTCGGCCCCATCTCGCAGGCCAGACATCTTGTATCGGCACGACAGCCCGGCTCATGGATCAGCAATCGTCGTTTCGGCGGATCTTCTTATCAGCGCCAGCGAACTCCCCGGCGATGATCCGATCTGCCATGTTGCGCGCGTCGGCCTCGTTCTCGTAGCCCTGACTCCCGTCAGTTGCGATGACTTGCCCATTGTCGGCAGTGAGTTGCCACGCCCACCTGCAGTCCTTGCGCTGGTACAGCAGTCGAGTTGCCATGAGGGCTACCTCCGGTCTCGGGGTGGGTAGGGGTCATTGCCGGGGGCCACCGTGTCCGAATCTCGGATCCGACCGTCTCGGCCGTGTATCACAACCTCGCCGCCGCCGACGTTGCCGACGATCTCGCGAGCGCGGCCTATCGCATCGGCCTGTGTGCCGTGGTGACTGCTGGCGCGTTCGGCATTGGGTGCAACGACGTCCCAGCCGCCTTCGGGGTTCGGTACGACGTGGCGATCGCTTGGCTTGCTCATTGGTACAGTGCTCCTTTCCGCCTCATAGAGAACCGCTCGACAGTCTGGACCTGGTCCCATCGGGGCTCGGGATTACCGGAAACCACGCGGGATTCCGTCACCTCAGATTACACGCGTGTTGTTTATGGTGGAACACTTTTCCGCGGACGGACGCAGCATGGGGTCAACCCCGTGCGAGTCCCGTGTGACTCCATTTATCAGATTGTCACGGCCTGTCAGCAGCCCTGTCACAGATCCTGTCACAAACCCTCCAACTGCACATGTAGCCGGCAGTTTTGGCCGATGAGACAGGACACTTTGTGACCCACCGTCTGGGCACTCTGGTAACAGTCCGATGACAGGGTCGGTCCTCACGATGCAGCCATGGATACCTTCGATCGCCTTCTCACCACCCAGCAACTGGCCGAGTACCTGGCGGTGCCCGTCGCGACCCTGTACGCCTGGAGACACGCCGGCGAGGGTCCACCCGGCTTTCGTGTGGGGAAGCACATACGCTACCGCTGGGGTGATGTCGACCAGTGGGTACGCAGCCAACTCCACTCAACCGCCGGACGAACTCGTTGACCGGACCTCGCACCAGCATCTACGGTGAACACGAGTGCTGCCACAGGGTGAAGGAGGCTGCGCGTGGCCCACATTCGACGACATCCCAACGCCCGTCATCGGTGGCAGGTCCGCTACGTCGACCCACATGGCAAGGAGCGATCGAAAAACTTCGCCCGCAAAGTCGACGCCGAGAAGTTCGTCCACACGGTGGAGGTCCAGAAGATCCGAGGCGAGTGGACCGACCCGGCCGCCGGAAAGGTCAACTTCTCCGAATGGGCCGCCCAGGTCGATGCCACCCGCCCCAACCGACGCGAGTCGACCAGAGCACGCGACTCCTCCTACCTGAGGAACTTGATACTGCCGACCTTCGGCGATGCGGAGATCGGTGCGGTACGACCAAACGAGATCAGAGCCTGGATCGCCGATCTGCAGGATCAAGGCTATGCCCCCGGTACGATCGCCAAGGCCTATCAGATCCTGTCACGCGCCTTCCGAGTGGCGGTCACCGACGGTCTCATCGCCCGCACCCCGTGTCGGGAGATCAAACTCCCCAAGGACGACCGCGACGAGAAACGCTTCCTGACCGTCTCTGAGATCGAGCAACTCGCCGACGCCATCGGCCCCCGTTACCGGGTCTGGGTTCTCACCGCCGCGTACACGGGACTTCGATTCGGCGAACTCGCCGCTCTTCGCACCGACGACCTCGACCTGCTCCGTCGCACCCTCCGCGTCGACGAGCAGCTCAGCAGGCAGGGCTCCTGGCAGATGGTGGCCGGACCACTCAAATCCAAGAAGGCCTACCGCACCATCGGCATCCCTGGCTTCCTCTGCGACGAGCTGGCGGCCCACCTCACCGATTACCCGTCGGCGTCGGACCTGGTGTTCTCCCACGCCCAAGGCGGGCCGCTTGACTACAACCGGTTCCGCCGCCGCCACTGGAACCCCGCCGTTGCCGCCTCCGTATGCACGCCTTGCACCCCACATGATCTCCGGCACACCCACGTGGCCATGCTGATCGCCGAGAAGCAATCACCGCGATACATCGCCGACCGGCTTGGACATGAGAGCACAAGAACGGTGCTCGACGTCTACGGACACCTTTACGAAGGCGTCGACGAGGCGGCGATGGAGGGTCTCGATCGCCTCCGATCGGAAGGCGTGGCCGACCTCGGGCGGCCGCCAGACGGGTCGAATGTCGTGTCGATGGACACCAGATCGACGAAGCCCTAGTCAGTTGGCCTGCTTGGCTGGGCTCCAGCGTCCTGGGCAGCCGTCGCAGTCCGACCACACGCGCTCGGCAGGTTCGCCGTTGACGAGCTGGCGGGCGTCGTCGGCGAGGACGACACCGACGAGGTGCCCTTGAGGGTCGGAAACTACCACGAGCCTGGTGCCGCGTTTGTCCATCCGCTCGAGAAGGTCGTGCAGAGACCCGTCGGGCCTGACCGTGGTCGGCCCGAGTTCCATGACGGTGTCGACAGCAACTTCGGCGTCAACGTCCCAGGCTGACCCCCTGAGGCGCCCAATCACGATGCCGTCGCAGTCGACCACGAGCGCTTCATCCCATCCCGCCTCATTGGCTCGTCGGCGTGCGATGCCGAGTAGTTCATCTGGTTGGACGGTCGGGATATCAGGTCGGGTGGCATTGGAAATGCGGTGATCGGGCTCTTCGGTGCCCTCAACATCGAGGCCGGCGGCCTTCCAGTCGGCAATACCAGCGGTGTAGTCATAGACCTGTTCAAATCCGAGTGCTTCGAGCCGGCACGCGGCTCGTGGAGACATGTCTCACAAACCATCGTGTCAGTACACGACCACCGGTTTATCCCGACGCAACACCGACGTGGACTCAGCGTCGAGACGGCGAAGCGGAATGCTGACCGCACCGGGGATGTGTCGCGAGGTGTACTCGGCGTCGGGAAGCACATCCACGACTTGGGCCTGCTGGTTGATGAGTTCGAGTAGCCGGGCCCGGTCGATGGCGGTGACCATGTCAGCTCGCCGCTTCGATCGCCGCTCGGAGTTGGTCGAGGCTCGGCGACCCAGCATAGCCGTCGTCGGCCGCATATACCCGGCAGGACAGACCCACCGGGGCATCAGGGTCGGCGAACGGATCGACCCCATCGATGAGGACGGTGGGTGAGCCTCGGAACCTGTGCCGTTCGGCTGCTTCCGGTGTTTCGATCAGCTGCCGGGCGAGGATCAGATCGAATCCCTCGGATCGGAGAGTCTCGAGGTGGGCGTCGGTCTCCTTCCAGTTGGGACAACCGTTGAAGTACTGCAATGTGACTCTCATGACATCTACCTCACGTTGTCTCATCGATGACATGGCACACACAGGACTGCGGCCAATGGTCAACGATCGAGTCCATGCGCTCCTGTAGGGCCTGTAGTTCAGAACGGAGACGGGTCAATTCAGCGATCCGATCATCGACCGCCTCCACCTCGCGAGTAATCGCGTCGCGGACCGGTTGACACGGCGCCTCGCCCGACGTCCACAGCTGGACGATCTCCCGGACGTCATCGAGCGGCAACTCGAGCGCACGCAGCCGGCGCACGAACCGCATCAACTCGACGTCGCCCTGGTCGTAGTCGCGATATCCGGCGTCGCTGCGCGCCGGTGCAGGCAGCACACCAGCGGACTCGTAGAAACGAATCGCCGACGCCTCCAGAGATGCTTGTTCTGCAGCGTGTCCAATCCTCATAGTCAATACCCTAAACCTTCGAGCTACTCGAAGGTCAAGCAGGAACCGCCGAAAGCTCACCGCGAACCCGACAATGCCGGGGCCGGACAGATCAACCTTCCCGAGGAGCTATAGCGCGCACTCACCCGCGTTTGGGATCCGGGAATCTCGAACCCATCGCGGCTACCACTACCCGGCGATCAGCCTTCCACCGACCTGCAAGAGGGCCTGGCGAGGTCGAAAGCCGACATGTGACATCGGGAACGGAAGCGTCCGAAAAGCGTCGCCTCGCAGTTGCCCGGCGGCGCCGAGGACGCGGGCCCAGGTGATCTCTAGCCAGGTCCTATCCGGAACTCTGACGGACACTAGACGGACACCAGGGCCAACAGGAGGCCCACTGCTAGACCCGAAAATGCCAGAATCCCCTGTGTTTACAGGGGATTCTGAGGTGGGCGCTACTGGGATCGAACCAGTGACCTCTGCCGTGTGAAGGCTTGTCGGGGCAGTTCCGTGACCTGGGAGTCTTCTCAGAAATGCCTTCTGAACAGGGCTTTCGTGCTTTGCTCCCCTTCGTCGTTTCGCACTGTTTCGCGCCCGTCTGTGTCAGATCGGTGTCGGATTCAATCACTGGCCAGTGCATCGGTCAATGCTTCGTATCCGCCCTGGCATCTAGTCTCATCAGTGGCCGGTCAAAACGCCAGAGTGGAGCGATCGTGAAATCCGATACCGTCGACCTGAGGCTGCTCTTTGGGAAGGACGTGCGATACCTCGTCCCTCTCTTCCAGCGCCCATATGTCTGGAATCAAGTAGAGCACTGGGAACCCCTCTGGGCCGACGTGTTGACAATCGTCGACGCCTACCTCCGCGATCCGAAGCAAGCGGCCCCCCATTTTCTTGGCGCCGTGGTACTTGATCATGTATCGACGCAGGTGGCCGAACTCGAAGCTCGCCAGGTCATCGACGGCCAGCAACGGCTCACCACACTGCAGATCCTGATTGCGGCTTGTCGAGATGTCGCAGACAAGGCGGGCTTCGATAAGCAGGCTCGCGTCCTGGCAAAGCTCACCGACAATGACGAGGATCTGATCGCCGAGACCCACCACATGCTGAAAGTCTGGCCGACGAACGTCGATCGATCCTCCTTCAGTGCTGTGATGGCCGGAGAAGCCAAACAGGCCGACAGACGGTCGCCGATCACGCGGGCCCATGAGTACTTCGTCAAGACCACCTCACTATGGCTCGATGAAGTTGACGACACCGAGGACGCCCTCGCTGCATTGTCGGCCGTTCTCCGGTCCTTACTCAAGATCGTCGTGATCGATCTTGAGCACAACGACAACGCCCAGGTCATCTTCGAGACGCTCAATGCCCGCGGCACTCCCCTACGCGCGTCTGATCTGATCAAGAATCTCCTATTCCAGCGGGCGACAGATGCCGGCGAGGACGTCGAGAAACTGTACGAGACCTACTGGCGCGAGTTCGAGGAACCCGGATGGCGAAAGGAGGTCAGACAGGGCCGGCTCAAGCGCCTCCGCTTGGATGTCTTCCTAAGCCATTACCTCACGATGGAGAAGGGCTCAGAGATCGGCGTCAGCTCTCTCTTCGAGGAGTTCCGATCGTTCACCGCTGCATCCACCGAATCGGTCGAGCATCTCCTCATAGACCTTCGGAAGTACGGCGCCATCTATGACCTCTTCGATGAGCTGCCACCCGATGATCCCCGTGGGCTCTTCTTCTATCGGCTCCGGACCATGCAGGCCACAACCGCTGACCCGCTGCTCCTGTACCTATTCGGATTGGACGAGGAGACCCTCCCGAAGGAGTCCCTCAACGGGATCCTCCGAAAGCTCGAGGCGTACCTCGTTCGCCGGATGGTGTCGCGACTCACTACCAAGAACTACAACGTAGTGTTCCTCGGGCTCCTTCAAGCGGTGAAAGAGGACCCGACCGACGCCGTAGGTGTCGTCGAGAGGTACCTATCAGGGCTTGAAGGCGACAGCCAGTTCTGGCCCGCTAACAACACCTTCCGCAGGGCACTCGAGACGGGCGAGCTGTATCGGACACTGTCTCGCGCTCGACTTCGAATCGTCCTCGAGGCTCTCGAGGACGCCACAAAGAGCAAATACGCCGAGAATCTCCTCGTGCTCGACAAGCTCACCATCGAGCATCTCATGCCCCAGTCGTGGGAGGCACATTGGCCCCTACCTGCAGACAAGCATCACCTCGAGGCTGAGCAGGCCCGCGAACAGCGGATCCACAGACTTGGCAACCTCACCTTGGCGACCAAGAAGCTCAACCCCAAGCTTTCCAACGGCCCGTGGAGTACGAAGCGTTCCGACATCCTCGAACACAGTGCCCTCGCTCTGAATCGGAGCCTCCCCGATGAGTGGCATGAAGACTCGATTGACCAGCGCGGGGCTGCGCTTGCAGAGGTCGCGATCGGCATCTGGCCAGGACCCTCGGAAGACGGCACGAAGCGCGAGGTCGCTGGGGCTGCGGACGAGGCCCAAGAGGAGCCGTTCCGCACCGAGCCGATCACAGCTGACGATCTGACGGTGGGCCGCCTACGAATCCCAATCGAATCGGCCGTACTCCTGCCGGCCGACGA is a genomic window containing:
- a CDS encoding TatD family hydrolase; translation: MHAHIESGIAPAELDHLRACIVSVTRSLAEFREVEMRTDRAVAWGVGCHPGLARAVRTFSPHVLRAALAATAVVGEVGLDGSARVPLDAQKDVFDQVIGVLAETPRIVSVHSYRATKEVLDILERHRPEGVVLHWWLGNDAATERAVDLGAYFSVNASQVGKWAALRLVPLDRILTETDHPFGDRGEEPPRRPGNVSIVERRLADELGFRPEAIRRRVWQNLARLVDELGLHDLLPRQFQVQLLAS
- a CDS encoding P-loop NTPase fold protein; the encoded protein is MPLRDDNPSTVDLLGFEDVVDVVDEIVRRRDLDPVTVGVNAPWGGGKTTVLHLLKKRLADREDVLCLFVSPWEYDNKTDPTTGLIDEVLGGLEAALKKNQSRFDAVKDALHKLRRRVKFAKAMKLAASSALTATLPGVGSLIDLFDENAEDKAEPSDPTLQGFRSQFEALMQDPKLAPLERVVVLVDDLDRSLPDTVVETLEAIKLFLSVKRMAFVIAADEDNVANAIGRRLATTGQPITARQYMEKIVQVPVRVPALSREHTEEYLALLMLADVDQVDAAVDRIKATRPSACGRITERLGDTMPDDRRADIVLAQQLTPLLHRQSAGNPRRLKRFLNAYWLRMSFASARGIVLHPDALAKLMLAELHYPELFGQMLSWLAAGSVAEKVAELEKGGGDHSQGVREWGQLPPDLSGEDLSQYLLLAASLRGETIEAASLPAELRPIASDLGEASAVKRRQGLKEALKLDDAKQAAIAGFLAVSLRQQRAPDAQKALAESISGLAVTAGVAGTVVDELRRMAHGAITAGVPIALLAQNQPAEFQALVREWVDSPDVSDLVRNAGREALRET
- a CDS encoding YegP family protein, producing the protein MATRLLYQRKDCRWAWQLTADNGQVIATDGSQGYENEADARNMADRIIAGEFAGADKKIRRNDDC
- a CDS encoding DUF2188 domain-containing protein, with protein sequence MSKPSDRHVVPNPEGGWDVVAPNAERASSHHGTQADAIGRAREIVGNVGGGEVVIHGRDGRIRDSDTVAPGNDPYPPRDRR
- a CDS encoding helix-turn-helix domain-containing protein, with the translated sequence MDTFDRLLTTQQLAEYLAVPVATLYAWRHAGEGPPGFRVGKHIRYRWGDVDQWVRSQLHSTAGRTR
- a CDS encoding tyrosine-type recombinase/integrase codes for the protein MAHIRRHPNARHRWQVRYVDPHGKERSKNFARKVDAEKFVHTVEVQKIRGEWTDPAAGKVNFSEWAAQVDATRPNRRESTRARDSSYLRNLILPTFGDAEIGAVRPNEIRAWIADLQDQGYAPGTIAKAYQILSRAFRVAVTDGLIARTPCREIKLPKDDRDEKRFLTVSEIEQLADAIGPRYRVWVLTAAYTGLRFGELAALRTDDLDLLRRTLRVDEQLSRQGSWQMVAGPLKSKKAYRTIGIPGFLCDELAAHLTDYPSASDLVFSHAQGGPLDYNRFRRRHWNPAVAASVCTPCTPHDLRHTHVAMLIAEKQSPRYIADRLGHESTRTVLDVYGHLYEGVDEAAMEGLDRLRSEGVADLGRPPDGSNVVSMDTRSTKP
- a CDS encoding CBS domain-containing protein — encoded protein: MSPRAACRLEALGFEQVYDYTAGIADWKAAGLDVEGTEEPDHRISNATRPDIPTVQPDELLGIARRRANEAGWDEALVVDCDGIVIGRLRGSAWDVDAEVAVDTVMELGPTTVRPDGSLHDLLERMDKRGTRLVVVSDPQGHLVGVVLADDARQLVNGEPAERVWSDCDGCPGRWSPAKQAN
- a CDS encoding rhodanese-like domain-containing protein — encoded protein: MVTAIDRARLLELINQQAQVVDVLPDAEYTSRHIPGAVSIPLRRLDAESTSVLRRDKPVVVY
- a CDS encoding thioredoxin family protein, producing MRVTLQYFNGCPNWKETDAHLETLRSEGFDLILARQLIETPEAAERHRFRGSPTVLIDGVDPFADPDAPVGLSCRVYAADDGYAGSPSLDQLRAAIEAAS
- a CDS encoding MerR family DNA-binding protein; amino-acid sequence: MRIGHAAEQASLEASAIRFYESAGVLPAPARSDAGYRDYDQGDVELMRFVRRLRALELPLDDVREIVQLWTSGEAPCQPVRDAITREVEAVDDRIAELTRLRSELQALQERMDSIVDHWPQSCVCHVIDETT
- a CDS encoding DUF262 domain-containing protein produces the protein MKSDTVDLRLLFGKDVRYLVPLFQRPYVWNQVEHWEPLWADVLTIVDAYLRDPKQAAPHFLGAVVLDHVSTQVAELEARQVIDGQQRLTTLQILIAACRDVADKAGFDKQARVLAKLTDNDEDLIAETHHMLKVWPTNVDRSSFSAVMAGEAKQADRRSPITRAHEYFVKTTSLWLDEVDDTEDALAALSAVLRSLLKIVVIDLEHNDNAQVIFETLNARGTPLRASDLIKNLLFQRATDAGEDVEKLYETYWREFEEPGWRKEVRQGRLKRLRLDVFLSHYLTMEKGSEIGVSSLFEEFRSFTAASTESVEHLLIDLRKYGAIYDLFDELPPDDPRGLFFYRLRTMQATTADPLLLYLFGLDEETLPKESLNGILRKLEAYLVRRMVSRLTTKNYNVVFLGLLQAVKEDPTDAVGVVERYLSGLEGDSQFWPANNTFRRALETGELYRTLSRARLRIVLEALEDATKSKYAENLLVLDKLTIEHLMPQSWEAHWPLPADKHHLEAEQAREQRIHRLGNLTLATKKLNPKLSNGPWSTKRSDILEHSALALNRSLPDEWHEDSIDQRGAALAEVAIGIWPGPSEDGTKREVAGAADEAQEEPFRTEPITADDLTVGRLRIPIESAVLLPADDDEVDVVLRGTQASAYWQVALAGDGDGLGLLTLDASLLGRLTEVDDSLILTDSEGSEIYLD